From a region of the Neobacillus niacini genome:
- the ade gene encoding adenine deaminase — translation MERKQLTRRISVASGKEPADTVVINGRIIDVFNGEIIEGDIAIVDGYFAGIGKYEGKSIVDAKGRYVIPAFIDGHVHIESSLVTPSEFAKVLLPHGVTSVIADPHEIANVLGTAGIQYMLDSSEDLPFDIYIMLPSCVPATSFENSGAILKAEELKPFYHHPRVLGLAEVMNFPAVLNAEDDMLNKISDAKQFGKKVDGHAAGLSGSNLNVYMAAGIKTDHESTTAEEAKERLRSGMYLMIREGTVAKDLQNLIPAVNGYNSRRCLFVTDDKHLDDLVLEGSIDHNVRLAIAEGLSPITAIQMATINAAECFGLEDKGAIAAGYKADFSLIDDLETIRISHVYKDGVAVVQDGKLVTDCSNNLQDCLGQSVHFDEIMESNLNIHLSSNKANIIEIIPNSLVTRHLVEEVDICGQGFFQPSTSADRLKLAVIERHHMTRQIGLGIVKGLGLKYGAIATTIAHDSHNLIIAGTNDSDMVMAANTIKEMQGGLVVIKEGQILASLELPIAGLISNLPYQEVYSTLKELHHALGKLGANDHFNPFLTLSFLALPVIPEIKLTDKGLFKVSTFEHINISSD, via the coding sequence ATGGAGAGAAAACAATTAACCCGAAGAATCTCTGTGGCTTCAGGAAAAGAACCTGCTGATACCGTCGTTATAAATGGCAGGATCATTGATGTTTTTAACGGAGAAATAATCGAAGGTGATATCGCCATTGTGGATGGTTATTTCGCAGGTATCGGAAAGTATGAAGGGAAAAGTATTGTAGACGCAAAAGGACGTTATGTCATTCCGGCATTTATCGATGGGCATGTTCATATCGAATCGTCCTTGGTAACGCCAAGTGAATTCGCTAAAGTCCTTCTTCCACACGGTGTAACGTCCGTTATCGCTGACCCCCATGAAATTGCGAATGTCCTAGGTACGGCTGGGATTCAATATATGCTAGATTCTTCCGAAGATCTTCCTTTTGATATTTATATAATGCTCCCTTCCTGTGTTCCAGCGACAAGCTTTGAAAACTCAGGTGCTATTTTAAAAGCCGAGGAGCTAAAACCCTTTTACCACCACCCTCGAGTCCTAGGATTAGCAGAAGTCATGAATTTCCCTGCTGTCCTAAATGCAGAAGATGATATGCTCAACAAAATATCTGATGCGAAACAGTTCGGAAAAAAGGTTGATGGTCATGCGGCGGGATTATCTGGAAGTAACTTGAATGTTTATATGGCTGCAGGCATTAAGACCGATCATGAAAGTACAACAGCGGAAGAAGCGAAAGAACGCCTTCGGAGCGGAATGTATTTAATGATTCGTGAAGGAACTGTCGCAAAAGATTTACAGAATTTGATTCCAGCTGTAAATGGGTATAATTCGCGGAGGTGCTTATTTGTTACCGACGATAAGCATTTAGATGACCTTGTGCTTGAGGGCAGTATTGATCACAATGTAAGACTAGCAATTGCTGAAGGACTCTCCCCTATTACTGCTATACAAATGGCTACCATCAATGCAGCAGAATGTTTTGGGCTTGAAGATAAGGGGGCTATTGCCGCAGGTTACAAAGCGGATTTTTCCTTAATCGATGACCTTGAAACGATCAGAATTTCTCATGTCTATAAGGACGGAGTGGCTGTCGTACAAGATGGCAAATTGGTTACGGATTGTAGTAACAACCTACAGGATTGTTTAGGACAGTCTGTTCACTTTGATGAAATCATGGAATCCAATTTAAACATTCACTTATCCTCAAATAAAGCAAATATCATTGAAATTATCCCTAACAGCTTAGTCACACGACATTTAGTGGAAGAAGTCGATATTTGCGGTCAAGGGTTCTTCCAACCTTCGACTAGTGCGGACCGGTTAAAGCTTGCCGTAATTGAACGCCATCATATGACCAGACAAATTGGTTTAGGGATTGTCAAAGGCCTAGGTTTAAAATATGGCGCTATTGCCACCACGATTGCCCATGATTCACACAATCTAATTATTGCTGGAACCAATGATAGTGATATGGTTATGGCTGCAAATACCATAAAAGAAATGCAAGGCGGGTTGGTTGTCATTAAAGAGGGTCAAATCCTCGCATCATTAGAGTTGCCTATTGCAGGCTTAATATCTAACCTTCCTTACCAAGAGGTCTATTCGACTCTTAAAGAGCTGCACCATGCTCTTGGGAAGCTGGGAGCAAACGACCATTTCAATCCCTTTTTAACCCTTTCCTTTTTAGCTCTTCCTGTTATCCCCGAGATAAAACTTACTGATAAAGGTTTATTTAAGGTATCAACATTCGAGCATATTAACATCAGTTCTGATTAA
- a CDS encoding IS200/IS605 family accessory protein TnpB-related protein, which yields MKVTKICLIDDGSAVELEKLNRLMTVFCAALRYSFNRLLEGEQSGKLIKSTSALFHLNKRYAEDAVMQAQAMISSQKELLPLRIQGVQGKIKKTCMKLEDYQTGRKRSKKVPLETCLKGLSASLEKLQVKESLLLKHQEDQTIPTVIFGGKRNFHERLKGKITRNEWKDLRSNTLYSRGDKSKKGNLNTRIVFDKGEQQFFIEVANPLLVEGQKRSPRLRFKLHVPDKYFDVIVGVVLPNEVGITSKNKPLEEYIPYSIELKRKNSEIYVHITYEDIVHGSMLNGNEKIQSDLVGGIDVNIDRVAVSILTKQGNLLESKTFYCHEMEYVKSNRRSNISGEIAKDIVQYLLSWNVGAIVIEDITLKQDHDTNKRFNRLVHAFAKTKLQKAIISRGIKFGFKIKKVNPAYTSVVGRFKYSKKYGLSVHEAAALVIGRRCLGFDEKIPQEILIQLRQLVKPKLISILGSMEESEKKSKNGKQRRKYLGMLLRNIETFKENHSWKLWNVIHKTLMIKNQKLQFKEV from the coding sequence ATGAAGGTTACGAAAATTTGCCTAATAGACGATGGGAGTGCCGTCGAGCTTGAAAAACTAAATCGATTAATGACTGTTTTTTGCGCTGCATTGCGGTATTCCTTTAATCGCTTGTTAGAGGGTGAACAGTCCGGCAAATTAATTAAATCGACAAGTGCTCTCTTTCATTTGAACAAAAGATATGCTGAAGATGCTGTGATGCAAGCCCAAGCCATGATCTCAAGTCAAAAAGAACTTTTACCCTTAAGAATCCAAGGAGTACAAGGAAAAATTAAAAAGACCTGCATGAAATTAGAAGATTATCAGACAGGTAGGAAAAGGTCGAAAAAAGTCCCTCTTGAGACCTGCTTAAAAGGGTTGAGTGCCAGCTTAGAAAAACTTCAAGTAAAGGAATCCCTTTTATTAAAACACCAGGAAGATCAGACGATTCCCACCGTGATCTTTGGGGGAAAAAGGAATTTTCATGAACGTTTAAAAGGGAAAATAACAAGAAATGAATGGAAGGATCTACGATCTAATACCCTTTATTCTCGCGGTGATAAGTCAAAAAAGGGTAATTTGAACACCAGAATCGTATTCGACAAGGGGGAGCAACAGTTTTTTATAGAAGTGGCCAATCCACTATTAGTTGAGGGTCAAAAAAGGAGTCCTAGATTACGTTTCAAACTACATGTACCGGATAAATATTTCGATGTTATTGTTGGGGTAGTATTACCCAATGAAGTTGGTATTACCTCTAAGAACAAACCTTTGGAAGAATATATCCCCTATTCCATTGAGTTAAAACGGAAAAATAGTGAGATTTATGTCCACATCACTTATGAAGACATAGTCCATGGTTCTATGCTGAATGGGAATGAAAAGATTCAGTCTGATTTAGTTGGGGGAATTGATGTGAACATTGATCGCGTAGCGGTTTCTATTTTAACCAAACAAGGAAATTTATTAGAATCTAAAACCTTTTATTGTCATGAAATGGAATATGTAAAAAGCAACCGCAGGTCCAATATTTCAGGAGAAATTGCAAAAGATATCGTTCAGTATCTTTTGTCTTGGAACGTGGGAGCTATCGTCATAGAAGATATTACATTAAAACAAGATCATGATACGAATAAACGATTCAACCGCCTTGTCCATGCGTTTGCAAAAACAAAATTACAAAAGGCTATTATCTCTAGAGGAATTAAATTTGGTTTTAAAATAAAAAAAGTAAATCCCGCTTATACATCCGTTGTTGGACGATTTAAATATAGTAAAAAGTATGGCTTATCCGTTCATGAAGCAGCTGCTCTTGTTATTGGGAGAAGATGTCTTGGTTTTGATGAAAAAATACCACAAGAAATCCTAATCCAGTTAAGACAACTAGTAAAGCCAAAATTGATTTCTATTCTTGGGTCAATGGAAGAATCCGAGAAAAAGTCAAAAAACGGCAAGCAAAGGCGGAAGTATTTGGGGATGTTGTTAAGAAATATAGAAACATTCAAGGAAAACCATAGTTGGAAATTATGGAATGTGATTCATAAAACATTAATGATCAAGAACCAAAAATTACAATTCAAGGAGGTGTAA
- the uraD gene encoding 2-oxo-4-hydroxy-4-carboxy-5-ureidoimidazoline decarboxylase yields MEEVNQMSKEEFVQKVGWVFEHSPWVASAAWENMPFESHENLLQTMIDIVQNAEESMQLALLRAHPDLGTRLQMSEFSQKEQAGAGLDKLSKEEFEEFVSLNMMYVNKFQFPFIMAVKGQSKETILAAMKQRVHNTYEEEYYIALREVYKIAGFRLNDIFIG; encoded by the coding sequence ATGGAGGAAGTAAATCAAATGAGCAAGGAGGAGTTTGTACAAAAAGTAGGCTGGGTGTTTGAACATTCTCCGTGGGTGGCTTCAGCAGCATGGGAAAATATGCCGTTTGAATCCCATGAGAACCTTTTACAAACGATGATTGATATTGTTCAAAATGCCGAGGAGTCTATGCAGCTAGCGTTACTTCGTGCACACCCCGATTTAGGAACAAGATTGCAAATGTCCGAGTTTTCCCAAAAGGAGCAAGCTGGAGCAGGCCTTGATAAGCTTTCAAAGGAAGAGTTTGAGGAGTTTGTATCTCTAAATATGATGTATGTAAATAAATTTCAATTTCCGTTTATTATGGCCGTAAAGGGGCAAAGCAAGGAAACGATTCTAGCAGCAATGAAGCAAAGGGTTCATAATACTTACGAGGAAGAATATTACATTGCCTTACGTGAAGTGTATAAAATCGCTGGGTTTCGATTGAATGATATTTTCATAGGATGA
- a CDS encoding SET domain-containing protein codes for MIEVKSSKISDGEFNRGVFATRDIKKGELIHEAPVIAYPNAEHEHIEKTLLADYAFEYGINHTCILLGYGMLFNHSYQPNATYEINFPNHSFDFYAYKDIKAGEEIFINYNGDEEDQELLWFDKEKQDN; via the coding sequence ATGATAGAAGTAAAATCTTCAAAAATCAGTGACGGAGAGTTCAATAGAGGAGTATTCGCTACACGTGATATTAAAAAGGGTGAACTTATCCATGAAGCGCCCGTTATCGCCTATCCAAATGCAGAGCATGAACATATCGAAAAAACATTGCTTGCCGACTATGCGTTTGAATATGGGATCAACCACACATGTATTCTCTTAGGTTATGGGATGCTATTTAATCATTCCTATCAGCCGAATGCCACTTATGAGATTAATTTTCCAAACCATTCCTTTGACTTTTATGCTTACAAAGACATAAAAGCAGGCGAAGAGATTTTTATCAACTATAATGGTGATGAAGAGGATCAAGAACTGCTTTGGTTTGATAAAGAAAAACAAGATAACTAA
- the uraH gene encoding hydroxyisourate hydrolase, with product MTGKLTTHVLDTSIGKPASGVLVELVRVGPNKEKETIRFSYTNQDGRLNQPLLEGDNMKKGIYELHFYIGDYYRNRGASAEDPSFLDCVPVRFGISEPASHYHVPLLISPGGYSTYRGS from the coding sequence ATGACAGGAAAGCTAACAACTCATGTCCTCGACACTAGCATAGGAAAGCCGGCTAGCGGTGTATTAGTGGAGTTAGTGCGTGTTGGCCCAAATAAAGAAAAAGAGACCATCCGTTTTTCCTACACAAATCAAGATGGGAGATTAAATCAACCCCTTTTGGAGGGGGATAATATGAAAAAGGGAATCTATGAACTTCATTTTTATATAGGAGACTATTACCGAAATCGCGGAGCTTCCGCTGAGGATCCCTCGTTCCTGGATTGTGTTCCTGTAAGATTTGGTATTTCTGAACCGGCTTCCCATTATCATGTGCCGCTTTTGATATCACCAGGAGGGTACAGTACCTACAGGGGGAGTTAG
- the pucL gene encoding factor-independent urate hydroxylase, translating to MKRTMSYGKADVWVYRTYAKPLTMIRNIPESTFSGRNNILFGMNVKVAVEGEAFFPSFKDGDNTLVVATDSMKNFILRHAGDYQGATQEGFLEFVAQRFLETYSHMTGIKISGEQISFEELPVPTNGGFEPSPLVFRYSLNEQAGASIDVKREKDEIITTHHLSSLKGLKLIKVKGSSFYGYVKDEYTTLPESHDRPLFIFLNIDWRYNDLEDGRGNTPDGYVAAEQVRDIAYTVFHEENSPSIQNLIYRIGTRILERFPQLAEVRFESNNRTWETILDEIPASHEGKVFTEPRPPYGFQCFSMTRDDLESEEASK from the coding sequence ATGAAAAGAACGATGAGCTACGGGAAAGCGGATGTGTGGGTTTATCGGACCTACGCTAAGCCGTTAACAATGATTCGAAACATCCCCGAATCCACCTTCTCCGGTAGAAATAACATTCTTTTTGGCATGAATGTAAAAGTCGCCGTTGAAGGTGAAGCATTTTTCCCCTCATTTAAAGATGGTGACAACACTTTAGTGGTTGCAACGGATTCAATGAAAAATTTCATCCTTAGGCATGCAGGAGATTATCAGGGCGCCACCCAGGAAGGGTTTCTTGAGTTTGTCGCACAGAGGTTTCTTGAGACATATTCACATATGACAGGTATTAAAATTTCAGGTGAACAGATTTCCTTTGAAGAACTTCCTGTCCCGACAAATGGCGGCTTTGAACCAAGCCCGTTGGTGTTTCGCTATTCACTAAATGAACAAGCAGGAGCCTCGATAGACGTGAAACGTGAAAAAGATGAAATTATCACCACTCATCACCTAAGCAGTTTAAAGGGTCTTAAGCTTATTAAGGTAAAGGGCAGTTCGTTTTACGGCTATGTGAAGGATGAATATACGACATTGCCGGAATCCCATGATCGCCCGCTGTTTATCTTTTTAAATATTGATTGGCGATATAACGACCTTGAGGACGGCAGGGGAAATACACCTGATGGCTATGTGGCCGCAGAACAGGTAAGAGATATTGCGTACACCGTCTTTCATGAAGAAAACTCTCCATCTATCCAAAATCTCATTTACCGTATTGGTACTAGAATCCTAGAGCGTTTCCCACAGTTAGCAGAAGTACGTTTCGAATCCAATAACCGTACATGGGAAACAATTTTAGATGAAATTCCTGCCTCACATGAAGGAAAAGTATTTACTGAACCTCGTCCCCCTTATGGCTTCCAATGTTTTTCAATGACGCGTGATGACTTAGAGTCTGAAGAGGCATCAAAGTAA
- a CDS encoding M20 family metallo-hydrolase codes for MGQFPVNLEEAIEWLASFGGEPDGGVSRTLYSQPWKDAQQALKGWMENSGLHTTYDSIGNLFGRLPSSNPNAQTILIGSHVDTVKAGGKYDGAYGIIAGILALDFLKKTYGTPAINLEVVSFCEEEGSRFPLALWGSGMMTGTYSFNEISDIKDSEGISFETAMMAAGFGLSEYRVRNDIQNFIELHIEQGPTLEKVEKSIGIVKAIVGQKRFRITVNGESNHVGTTSMIWRRDALHGAVNMIHDLYESVKNYDEDLVTSVGQIFVEPNVPNVIPNQVRFTVDARHPNESILSSFCQQFTEIFKTHAKKRDLDIQIEMWHEVQPAQMDRTLNEIVQSICTRSTFPFHWMNSGAGHDAQLFARICPTTIIFVPSQGGISHSPIEFTSTKDLETGLEVLIQLLHQLAYDH; via the coding sequence ATGGGGCAATTCCCCGTTAATCTGGAAGAGGCAATTGAGTGGTTAGCTTCATTTGGGGGAGAACCAGATGGAGGTGTATCTCGAACACTTTATTCCCAACCTTGGAAGGATGCCCAGCAAGCTTTAAAGGGATGGATGGAGAATTCTGGGCTCCACACAACTTATGATTCTATTGGAAACTTATTTGGGAGATTGCCTTCATCGAATCCAAATGCCCAAACTATTTTAATTGGCTCACATGTCGACACCGTCAAAGCAGGCGGTAAATATGATGGCGCCTATGGAATTATTGCAGGAATATTGGCTTTAGATTTTTTAAAAAAGACGTATGGGACACCTGCTATAAACCTTGAGGTGGTTTCTTTTTGCGAAGAAGAAGGCAGCCGGTTTCCACTTGCCCTTTGGGGGTCAGGTATGATGACGGGAACTTATTCATTTAATGAAATTAGTGATATCAAGGATTCAGAGGGAATAAGCTTCGAGACAGCTATGATGGCGGCAGGATTTGGGCTTTCCGAATACAGGGTCCGAAATGATATCCAAAATTTTATTGAACTACATATCGAACAAGGACCCACCCTTGAAAAAGTAGAAAAATCAATTGGCATTGTCAAAGCCATTGTCGGTCAAAAGCGATTTCGCATTACGGTGAATGGCGAATCGAACCATGTTGGAACCACCTCGATGATATGGAGAAGAGATGCTTTGCATGGGGCGGTAAACATGATTCATGACTTATACGAAAGTGTGAAGAATTACGATGAAGATCTTGTAACAAGTGTGGGGCAAATTTTTGTTGAGCCTAATGTACCTAATGTAATTCCTAATCAAGTTCGGTTTACAGTAGACGCTCGGCATCCGAACGAATCAATTTTAAGTTCTTTTTGTCAGCAATTCACTGAAATTTTTAAAACCCATGCTAAAAAACGCGATTTGGATATACAGATTGAGATGTGGCATGAAGTTCAGCCAGCCCAGATGGATCGTACACTGAATGAAATTGTACAAAGCATTTGCACTAGGAGCACTTTTCCTTTCCATTGGATGAATAGCGGTGCTGGGCATGACGCGCAGTTGTTTGCACGCATTTGTCCTACAACAATTATATTCGTTCCCAGCCAGGGCGGGATTAGCCATTCCCCAATCGAGTTTACTTCAACAAAGGATTTGGAAACAGGCCTGGAGGTACTCATACAATTATTACATCAATTAGCCTACGACCACTGA
- the allB gene encoding allantoinase AllB: MKTEVWVKNGYVFTEDGFRYACIKIKDGKIEALFESEPEPLKENKINSIDASGCLVVPGFIDAHVHFNDPGRTDWEGIETGSRAAAIGGTTTIFDMPLNCSPSVTTVKNLHNKTEYLTSKSYIDYALWGGMTGNSVRQQEELTKMSEGIIGWKAFMSESGIDDFPFVSPHQLKLAMKIAAQQNKILALHAEWEEEIQTLTTFYKNQNGLNERKAFLASRPISAEEQAVRYALEAAANYGTCVHFVHISSARVVKLIHQAKKSGINVTVETCPHYLLFDEEDFLKAGAILKCAPPLRSREEVEGLWECISNGWIDTIGSDHSPCLYSMKNTDSIWEAWGGIQGVQFTWLALLDEALKRKIPLKNILPLGAANVADVFGISGRKGKIQPGLDADLALISLDETTIADQQSIAFRNQYSPYENRKFLLKVKKTILRGKVIYDDQTGVTPEKYGQYIQPRK; this comes from the coding sequence ATGAAAACTGAAGTTTGGGTGAAAAATGGATATGTCTTTACAGAAGATGGTTTTCGGTATGCTTGTATAAAAATAAAAGACGGCAAGATTGAGGCGCTATTCGAAAGCGAACCTGAACCCTTGAAAGAAAACAAAATCAATTCTATAGATGCCAGTGGCTGCCTCGTTGTTCCTGGATTTATCGATGCGCATGTTCATTTTAATGATCCCGGCCGGACGGATTGGGAAGGAATTGAAACTGGCAGCCGTGCCGCCGCTATTGGAGGAACGACAACGATTTTTGATATGCCGCTAAATTGTTCCCCATCTGTGACAACCGTAAAAAATCTACACAATAAAACAGAGTATTTAACCTCCAAATCTTATATTGATTATGCTTTGTGGGGCGGAATGACAGGGAATTCCGTTCGTCAGCAGGAAGAGTTAACCAAGATGAGTGAGGGAATTATCGGTTGGAAGGCATTTATGTCTGAGAGCGGTATCGATGATTTTCCCTTTGTTTCACCACACCAGCTGAAGCTTGCCATGAAAATAGCCGCACAACAAAATAAAATCCTCGCTCTGCATGCAGAATGGGAGGAAGAGATTCAAACCCTTACCACTTTTTATAAAAATCAAAACGGTCTCAACGAGCGTAAAGCCTTTCTCGCCAGCAGGCCGATATCAGCGGAAGAACAGGCGGTTCGTTATGCGTTAGAGGCAGCTGCAAATTATGGTACATGTGTCCACTTTGTTCATATCAGTTCTGCGAGAGTAGTTAAACTCATTCACCAAGCAAAGAAAAGCGGAATAAACGTCACAGTAGAAACCTGCCCACATTATTTACTTTTTGATGAAGAAGATTTCCTCAAAGCTGGTGCCATCCTTAAGTGTGCCCCGCCGCTTCGGTCGAGGGAAGAGGTGGAAGGGTTGTGGGAATGTATTTCAAACGGCTGGATTGATACCATTGGTTCCGATCATTCCCCCTGTCTCTATTCGATGAAAAATACTGATTCCATTTGGGAAGCATGGGGTGGAATCCAAGGAGTACAATTTACCTGGCTTGCGTTACTGGATGAGGCATTGAAAAGGAAGATTCCACTTAAAAACATACTTCCTCTAGGCGCAGCGAATGTTGCTGATGTCTTTGGTATATCAGGAAGGAAAGGAAAAATTCAACCCGGATTGGATGCAGATTTAGCCTTGATTTCATTAGATGAGACAACGATAGCGGATCAGCAATCCATTGCCTTTCGAAATCAATATTCCCCCTATGAAAATAGAAAATTTTTGTTAAAAGTAAAGAAAACCATTTTACGAGGAAAAGTCATTTATGACGATCAAACAGGGGTAACCCCAGAAAAGTATGGTCAGTATATACAGCCAAGGAAGTGA
- a CDS encoding nucleoside deaminase, with amino-acid sequence MSDIHFMKKAIEEALNNVLTNHGGPFGAIVVKDGKIIGVGRNEVTSTNDPTAHAEVQAIRAACSYLKDFQLTDCEIYTSCEPCPMCIGAIYWARPKAVYYACTKQEAAKIGFDDQFIYEQLELPMENRKIPMEKLFPDDGDIPFRTWENSKNKVEY; translated from the coding sequence ATGTCAGATATTCATTTTATGAAAAAAGCGATTGAGGAAGCGCTCAACAATGTCCTAACCAATCATGGTGGACCATTTGGAGCAATCGTGGTGAAGGATGGAAAAATAATCGGAGTTGGCCGTAATGAAGTGACTTCCACCAACGATCCAACCGCACATGCAGAGGTCCAGGCCATTCGCGCGGCCTGCAGCTATTTAAAGGATTTCCAACTGACGGACTGCGAAATCTATACCAGCTGTGAACCTTGTCCAATGTGCATTGGTGCGATTTACTGGGCTAGACCAAAAGCTGTTTACTATGCCTGCACGAAACAGGAGGCGGCCAAGATAGGGTTTGATGATCAGTTCATTTATGAACAACTCGAACTTCCAATGGAAAATCGTAAAATACCCATGGAGAAACTTTTTCCGGACGATGGTGATATTCCTTTTCGAACATGGGAAAACTCAAAGAATAAAGTAGAATACTAA